From the Lathyrus oleraceus cultivar Zhongwan6 chromosome 4, CAAS_Psat_ZW6_1.0, whole genome shotgun sequence genome, one window contains:
- the LOC127136960 gene encoding uncharacterized protein LOC127136960, whose translation MGQIPQQLASSSQAQGALPSATVTNPREHNNMSAVTTRSGKSDEIVEEVDEEEDQLIKVDLEIKESEVVREEVVALKPIVKESVIEPKSVVKLPFPTRNKKKGQHEKNFEKFLELFKKLEINIPLLEALEQMPTYAKFMKDIISKRHTTDANPIILTETCSTILQGMNIPIKKKDRGAITILCTIGDRSFNKALIDLGASVSLMPLSIYKKLGIGVVQGTRMTP comes from the coding sequence atgggtcaAATCCCTCAGCAACTAGCTTCgagttctcaagcacaaggtgcTCTACCTAGTGCAACCGTGACAAATCCTAGAGAGCATAATAATATGAGCGCGGTGACAACAAGAAGTGGTAAATCAGATGAAATTGTCGAGGAAgtggatgaagaggaagaccAATTGATCAAAGTGGACCTTGAGATCAAAGAAAGTGAAGTTGTTAGGGAAGAAGTGGTAGCACTGAAACCTATTGTGAAAGAATCAGTCATTGAGCCTAAGTCGGTTGTTAAGCTTCCTTTCCCCACTAGAAACAAGAAAAAAGGacaacatgagaaaaactttgaaaaattcttagagttgttcaagaagctGGAGATTAACATTCCTTTGTTGGaggcacttgaacaaatgcctacttatgccaagttcatgaaggatatcATTTCGAAGAGGCATACCACAGATGCTAACCCGATTATTCTAACCGAAACTTGTAGTactattttgcagggtatgaatATTCCGATAAAGAAGAAGGATCGAGGAGCTATCACTATCCTGTGTACTATTGGAGATAGGTCGTTCAACAAAGCTCTTATTGATCtgggagctagtgtgagtctcatgccattatccatttacaagaagcTTGGTATAGGGGTTGTGCAAGGTACCAGGATGACACCCTAA